In one Betta splendens chromosome 14, fBetSpl5.4, whole genome shotgun sequence genomic region, the following are encoded:
- the trim3b gene encoding tripartite motif-containing protein 3b isoform X2, which produces MSSAMAKREAGSTSPVVRQIDKQFLVCSICLDHYRNPKVLPCLHTFCESCLQNYIPPESLTLSCPVCRQTSILPEKGVCALQNNFFITNLMEVLQRDPECSRPESCSVLESVSAAAAGKPLCCPNHEGKVMEFYCESCETAMCLDCTEGEHREHVTVPLRDVVEQHKAALKTQLDAIRSRLPQLTAAIELVSEISRQLNERKNDAVAEITSTFEELERVLHQRKTALITDLENICGAKQKVLQAQLSSLLQGRDHIQSSCSFTEQALSHGSATEVLLVQKQMSERVTALARHDFPERPHQNAHLDCQVETEGLRRSIQNLGVLVTTAAVAHTSVATGEGLRHAATGQHHTVTVTTKDKDGELVRTGNAVLKAEILSADGNRAAEAEVTDNKNGTYEVGYALRSEGEYSFALMLYGQPIRGSPFRLRAVKPSDVPQSPDDVKRRVKSPSGTGGHIRQKAVRRPSSMYSTTKKKENPIEDELIYRVGSRGREKGEFTNLQGISASSNGRVVVADSNNQCIQVFSNDGQFKMRFGVRGRSPGQLQRPTGVTVDMNGDIVVADYDNRWVSIFSSDGKFKNKIGAGRLMGPKGVAVDKNGHIITVDNKACCVFIFQSNGKLVTKFGGRGTSDRQFAGPHFVAVNNKNEIIVTDFHNHSVKVYSADGEFLFKFGSHGEGNGQFNAPTGVAVDANGNIIVADWGNSRIQVFDSTGSFLSYINTSADPLYGPQGLALTSDGHVAVADSGNHCFKVYRYLQ; this is translated from the exons ATGTCCTCTGCCATGGCCAAGCGTGAGGCTGGAAGCACCAGTCCCGTGGTGCGTCAGATAGACAAGCAGTTTCTGgtctgcagcatctgtctgGATCATTACCGTAACCCCAAGGTCCTGCCGTGCCTGCACACCTTCTGCGAAAG TTGTCTCCAGAACTACATTCCCCCTGAGTCACTCACGCTTTCATGTCCAGTGTGTCGGCAGACGTCCATCCTCCCAGAGAAAGGAGTCTGTGCTCTACAGAACAACTTCTTCATCACTAATCTCATGGAG GTCCTTCAACGAGACCCAGAGTGCTCTcgaccagagtcctgcagtgtccTGGAGTCAgtgagcgcagcagcagcaggaaaaccgCTCTGCTGCCCAAACCACGAGGGAAAG GTGATGGAGTTCTACTGCGAGTCGTGCGAGACGGCCATGTGTCTGGACTGCACCGAGGGCGAGCATCGGGAGCACGTGACTGTCCCTCTGCGGGACGTGGTGGAGCAGCATAAGGCTGCGCTGAAGACGCAGCTGGACGCGATACGAAGCAG GCTGCCTCAGCTCACAGCCGCCATCGAGCTGGTGAGTGAGATTTCTCGCCAGCTGAACGAGAGGAAGAATGACGCGGTGGCGGAGATCACGAGTACGTTCGAGGAGCTGGAACGGGTGCTGCATCAGCGCAAGACGGCCCTCATCACGGACCTGGAGAACATATGCGGCGCCAAGCAGAAG GTGCTGCAGGCCcagctctcctctctccttcaggGGAGGGACCACatccagagcagctgcagcttcacggAGCAGGCGCTCAGCCACGGGAGCGCCACTGAG GTTTTGCTGGTTCAGAAGCAGATGAGTGAGCGGGTGACAGCTCTGGCCCGGCACGACTTCCCAGAGAGGCCGCATCAGAACGCACACCTGGACTGTCAG GTGGAGACCGAAGGCCTGCGACGCTCCATCCAAAACCTGGGCGTGCTCGTCACCACGGCAGCCGTGGCGCACACGTCCGTGGCCACAGGGGAGGGCCTCCGGCACGCCGCCACTGGGCAGCACCACACCGTTACCGTGACAACGAAAGACAAA GACGGGGAGCTGGTCCGGACCGGTAACGCTGTTTTAAAGGCAGAGATACTGTCGGCGGACGGGAACCGCGCTGCCGAGGCGGAAGTCACCGACAACAAGAACGGGACGTACGAGGTGGGCTACGCGCTGCGCTCCGAGGGAGAGTACTCCTTCGCCCTGATGCTCTACGGACAGCCCATACGCGGCAGCCCCTTCCGCCTGCGGGCCGTGAAGCCCTCAGACGTTCCACAGTCCCCGGACGACGTGAAGAGGAGGGTGAAGTCCCCCAGTGGCACCGGCGGCCACATACGGCAGAAAGCGGTGCGGAGGCCCTCCAGTATGTACAGCACCACCAAGAAGAAGGAGAACCCCATCGAAGACGAGCTCATCTACAGAGTGG GCTCCCGCGGCCGAGAGAAGGGAGAGTTCACCAATCTACAGGGAATCTCAGCCTCCAGTAACGGCAGAGTGGTGGTGGCTGACAGCAACAACCAGTGCAtacag GTGTTCTCCAACGACGGACAGTTCAAAATGCGCTTCGGGGTCAGAGGCCGATCTCCAGGGCAGCTGCAGCGACCCACCGGCGTCACTGTCGACATGAACGGTGACATCGTGGTGGCGGACTACGACAACCGGTGGGTCAGCATCTTCTCTTCTGACGGCAAGTTCAAG AATAAGATCGGTGCAGGCCGCCTCATGGGCCCTAAGGGCGTGGCCGTGGATAAGAACGGACACATCATCACTGTGGACAACAAAGCGTGCTGCGTCTTCATCTTTCAGTCCAACGGGAAGCTTGTGACTAAGTTTGGGGGTCGGGGGACGTCCGACAGACAGTTCGCAG GTCCACACTTTGTTGCCGTGAACAACAAGAATGAAATAATCGTGACAGATTTTCACAATCACTCTGTAAAG GTGTACAGCGCAGACGGAGAGTTCCTGTTCAAATTCGGCTCTCACGGCGAAGGCAACGGCCAGTTCAACGCTCCCACTGGCGTGGCCGTGGACGCCAACGGAAACATCATTGTAGCCGACTGGGGCAACAGCAGAATCCAG GTGTTCGACAGCACAGGCTCCTTCCTGTCCTACATCAACACCTCAGCCGACCCGCTGTACGGCCCCCAGGGTCTCGCCCTCACCTCGGACGGACACGTGGCCGTGGCCGACTCTGGCAACCACTGCTTCAAGGTTTACAGATATCTGCAGTAG
- the trim3b gene encoding tripartite motif-containing protein 3b isoform X1 — MSSAMAKREAGSTSPVVRQIDKQFLVCSICLDHYRNPKVLPCLHTFCESCLQNYIPPESLTLSCPVCRQTSILPEKGVCALQNNFFITNLMEVLQRDPECSRPESCSVLESVSAAAAGKPLCCPNHEGKVMEFYCESCETAMCLDCTEGEHREHVTVPLRDVVEQHKAALKTQLDAIRSRLPQLTAAIELVSEISRQLNERKNDAVAEITSTFEELERVLHQRKTALITDLENICGAKQKVLQAQLSSLLQGRDHIQSSCSFTEQALSHGSATEVLLVQKQMSERVTALARHDFPERPHQNAHLDCQVETEGLRRSIQNLGVLVTTAAVAHTSVATGEGLRHAATGQHHTVTVTTKDKDGELVRTGNAVLKAEILSADGNRAAEAEVTDNKNGTYEVGYALRSEGEYSFALMLYGQPIRGSPFRLRAVKPSDVPQSPDDVKRRVKSPSGTGGHIRQKAVRRPSSMYSTTKKKENPIEDELIYRVGSRGREKGEFTNLQGISASSNGRVVVADSNNQCIQVFSNDGQFKMRFGVRGRSPGQLQRPTGVTVDMNGDIVVADYDNRWVSIFSSDGKFKNKIGAGRLMGPKGVAVDKNGHIITVDNKACCVFIFQSNGKLVTKFGGRGTSDRQFAEKLGPNLNKSGSVFSPHFVAVNNKNEIIVTDFHNHSVKVYSADGEFLFKFGSHGEGNGQFNAPTGVAVDANGNIIVADWGNSRIQVFDSTGSFLSYINTSADPLYGPQGLALTSDGHVAVADSGNHCFKVYRYLQ, encoded by the exons ATGTCCTCTGCCATGGCCAAGCGTGAGGCTGGAAGCACCAGTCCCGTGGTGCGTCAGATAGACAAGCAGTTTCTGgtctgcagcatctgtctgGATCATTACCGTAACCCCAAGGTCCTGCCGTGCCTGCACACCTTCTGCGAAAG TTGTCTCCAGAACTACATTCCCCCTGAGTCACTCACGCTTTCATGTCCAGTGTGTCGGCAGACGTCCATCCTCCCAGAGAAAGGAGTCTGTGCTCTACAGAACAACTTCTTCATCACTAATCTCATGGAG GTCCTTCAACGAGACCCAGAGTGCTCTcgaccagagtcctgcagtgtccTGGAGTCAgtgagcgcagcagcagcaggaaaaccgCTCTGCTGCCCAAACCACGAGGGAAAG GTGATGGAGTTCTACTGCGAGTCGTGCGAGACGGCCATGTGTCTGGACTGCACCGAGGGCGAGCATCGGGAGCACGTGACTGTCCCTCTGCGGGACGTGGTGGAGCAGCATAAGGCTGCGCTGAAGACGCAGCTGGACGCGATACGAAGCAG GCTGCCTCAGCTCACAGCCGCCATCGAGCTGGTGAGTGAGATTTCTCGCCAGCTGAACGAGAGGAAGAATGACGCGGTGGCGGAGATCACGAGTACGTTCGAGGAGCTGGAACGGGTGCTGCATCAGCGCAAGACGGCCCTCATCACGGACCTGGAGAACATATGCGGCGCCAAGCAGAAG GTGCTGCAGGCCcagctctcctctctccttcaggGGAGGGACCACatccagagcagctgcagcttcacggAGCAGGCGCTCAGCCACGGGAGCGCCACTGAG GTTTTGCTGGTTCAGAAGCAGATGAGTGAGCGGGTGACAGCTCTGGCCCGGCACGACTTCCCAGAGAGGCCGCATCAGAACGCACACCTGGACTGTCAG GTGGAGACCGAAGGCCTGCGACGCTCCATCCAAAACCTGGGCGTGCTCGTCACCACGGCAGCCGTGGCGCACACGTCCGTGGCCACAGGGGAGGGCCTCCGGCACGCCGCCACTGGGCAGCACCACACCGTTACCGTGACAACGAAAGACAAA GACGGGGAGCTGGTCCGGACCGGTAACGCTGTTTTAAAGGCAGAGATACTGTCGGCGGACGGGAACCGCGCTGCCGAGGCGGAAGTCACCGACAACAAGAACGGGACGTACGAGGTGGGCTACGCGCTGCGCTCCGAGGGAGAGTACTCCTTCGCCCTGATGCTCTACGGACAGCCCATACGCGGCAGCCCCTTCCGCCTGCGGGCCGTGAAGCCCTCAGACGTTCCACAGTCCCCGGACGACGTGAAGAGGAGGGTGAAGTCCCCCAGTGGCACCGGCGGCCACATACGGCAGAAAGCGGTGCGGAGGCCCTCCAGTATGTACAGCACCACCAAGAAGAAGGAGAACCCCATCGAAGACGAGCTCATCTACAGAGTGG GCTCCCGCGGCCGAGAGAAGGGAGAGTTCACCAATCTACAGGGAATCTCAGCCTCCAGTAACGGCAGAGTGGTGGTGGCTGACAGCAACAACCAGTGCAtacag GTGTTCTCCAACGACGGACAGTTCAAAATGCGCTTCGGGGTCAGAGGCCGATCTCCAGGGCAGCTGCAGCGACCCACCGGCGTCACTGTCGACATGAACGGTGACATCGTGGTGGCGGACTACGACAACCGGTGGGTCAGCATCTTCTCTTCTGACGGCAAGTTCAAG AATAAGATCGGTGCAGGCCGCCTCATGGGCCCTAAGGGCGTGGCCGTGGATAAGAACGGACACATCATCACTGTGGACAACAAAGCGTGCTGCGTCTTCATCTTTCAGTCCAACGGGAAGCTTGTGACTAAGTTTGGGGGTCGGGGGACGTCCGACAGACAGTTCGCAG AAAAACTTGGCCCAAACTTAAATAAATCTGGCTCAGTTTTCA GTCCACACTTTGTTGCCGTGAACAACAAGAATGAAATAATCGTGACAGATTTTCACAATCACTCTGTAAAG GTGTACAGCGCAGACGGAGAGTTCCTGTTCAAATTCGGCTCTCACGGCGAAGGCAACGGCCAGTTCAACGCTCCCACTGGCGTGGCCGTGGACGCCAACGGAAACATCATTGTAGCCGACTGGGGCAACAGCAGAATCCAG GTGTTCGACAGCACAGGCTCCTTCCTGTCCTACATCAACACCTCAGCCGACCCGCTGTACGGCCCCCAGGGTCTCGCCCTCACCTCGGACGGACACGTGGCCGTGGCCGACTCTGGCAACCACTGCTTCAAGGTTTACAGATATCTGCAGTAG
- the trim3b gene encoding tripartite motif-containing protein 3b isoform X3 — MHGGCQDQNCLTFKLSKSGCGFSVLKSCCLQNYIPPESLTLSCPVCRQTSILPEKGVCALQNNFFITNLMEVLQRDPECSRPESCSVLESVSAAAAGKPLCCPNHEGKVMEFYCESCETAMCLDCTEGEHREHVTVPLRDVVEQHKAALKTQLDAIRSRLPQLTAAIELVSEISRQLNERKNDAVAEITSTFEELERVLHQRKTALITDLENICGAKQKVLQAQLSSLLQGRDHIQSSCSFTEQALSHGSATEVLLVQKQMSERVTALARHDFPERPHQNAHLDCQVETEGLRRSIQNLGVLVTTAAVAHTSVATGEGLRHAATGQHHTVTVTTKDKDGELVRTGNAVLKAEILSADGNRAAEAEVTDNKNGTYEVGYALRSEGEYSFALMLYGQPIRGSPFRLRAVKPSDVPQSPDDVKRRVKSPSGTGGHIRQKAVRRPSSMYSTTKKKENPIEDELIYRVGSRGREKGEFTNLQGISASSNGRVVVADSNNQCIQVFSNDGQFKMRFGVRGRSPGQLQRPTGVTVDMNGDIVVADYDNRWVSIFSSDGKFKNKIGAGRLMGPKGVAVDKNGHIITVDNKACCVFIFQSNGKLVTKFGGRGTSDRQFAEKLGPNLNKSGSVFSPHFVAVNNKNEIIVTDFHNHSVKVYSADGEFLFKFGSHGEGNGQFNAPTGVAVDANGNIIVADWGNSRIQVFDSTGSFLSYINTSADPLYGPQGLALTSDGHVAVADSGNHCFKVYRYLQ; from the exons ATGCATGGCGGCTGCCAGGATCAAAACTGCCTCACGTTTAAACTCAGTAAAAGTGGCTGCGGATTCTCTGTCTTGAAATCATG TTGTCTCCAGAACTACATTCCCCCTGAGTCACTCACGCTTTCATGTCCAGTGTGTCGGCAGACGTCCATCCTCCCAGAGAAAGGAGTCTGTGCTCTACAGAACAACTTCTTCATCACTAATCTCATGGAG GTCCTTCAACGAGACCCAGAGTGCTCTcgaccagagtcctgcagtgtccTGGAGTCAgtgagcgcagcagcagcaggaaaaccgCTCTGCTGCCCAAACCACGAGGGAAAG GTGATGGAGTTCTACTGCGAGTCGTGCGAGACGGCCATGTGTCTGGACTGCACCGAGGGCGAGCATCGGGAGCACGTGACTGTCCCTCTGCGGGACGTGGTGGAGCAGCATAAGGCTGCGCTGAAGACGCAGCTGGACGCGATACGAAGCAG GCTGCCTCAGCTCACAGCCGCCATCGAGCTGGTGAGTGAGATTTCTCGCCAGCTGAACGAGAGGAAGAATGACGCGGTGGCGGAGATCACGAGTACGTTCGAGGAGCTGGAACGGGTGCTGCATCAGCGCAAGACGGCCCTCATCACGGACCTGGAGAACATATGCGGCGCCAAGCAGAAG GTGCTGCAGGCCcagctctcctctctccttcaggGGAGGGACCACatccagagcagctgcagcttcacggAGCAGGCGCTCAGCCACGGGAGCGCCACTGAG GTTTTGCTGGTTCAGAAGCAGATGAGTGAGCGGGTGACAGCTCTGGCCCGGCACGACTTCCCAGAGAGGCCGCATCAGAACGCACACCTGGACTGTCAG GTGGAGACCGAAGGCCTGCGACGCTCCATCCAAAACCTGGGCGTGCTCGTCACCACGGCAGCCGTGGCGCACACGTCCGTGGCCACAGGGGAGGGCCTCCGGCACGCCGCCACTGGGCAGCACCACACCGTTACCGTGACAACGAAAGACAAA GACGGGGAGCTGGTCCGGACCGGTAACGCTGTTTTAAAGGCAGAGATACTGTCGGCGGACGGGAACCGCGCTGCCGAGGCGGAAGTCACCGACAACAAGAACGGGACGTACGAGGTGGGCTACGCGCTGCGCTCCGAGGGAGAGTACTCCTTCGCCCTGATGCTCTACGGACAGCCCATACGCGGCAGCCCCTTCCGCCTGCGGGCCGTGAAGCCCTCAGACGTTCCACAGTCCCCGGACGACGTGAAGAGGAGGGTGAAGTCCCCCAGTGGCACCGGCGGCCACATACGGCAGAAAGCGGTGCGGAGGCCCTCCAGTATGTACAGCACCACCAAGAAGAAGGAGAACCCCATCGAAGACGAGCTCATCTACAGAGTGG GCTCCCGCGGCCGAGAGAAGGGAGAGTTCACCAATCTACAGGGAATCTCAGCCTCCAGTAACGGCAGAGTGGTGGTGGCTGACAGCAACAACCAGTGCAtacag GTGTTCTCCAACGACGGACAGTTCAAAATGCGCTTCGGGGTCAGAGGCCGATCTCCAGGGCAGCTGCAGCGACCCACCGGCGTCACTGTCGACATGAACGGTGACATCGTGGTGGCGGACTACGACAACCGGTGGGTCAGCATCTTCTCTTCTGACGGCAAGTTCAAG AATAAGATCGGTGCAGGCCGCCTCATGGGCCCTAAGGGCGTGGCCGTGGATAAGAACGGACACATCATCACTGTGGACAACAAAGCGTGCTGCGTCTTCATCTTTCAGTCCAACGGGAAGCTTGTGACTAAGTTTGGGGGTCGGGGGACGTCCGACAGACAGTTCGCAG AAAAACTTGGCCCAAACTTAAATAAATCTGGCTCAGTTTTCA GTCCACACTTTGTTGCCGTGAACAACAAGAATGAAATAATCGTGACAGATTTTCACAATCACTCTGTAAAG GTGTACAGCGCAGACGGAGAGTTCCTGTTCAAATTCGGCTCTCACGGCGAAGGCAACGGCCAGTTCAACGCTCCCACTGGCGTGGCCGTGGACGCCAACGGAAACATCATTGTAGCCGACTGGGGCAACAGCAGAATCCAG GTGTTCGACAGCACAGGCTCCTTCCTGTCCTACATCAACACCTCAGCCGACCCGCTGTACGGCCCCCAGGGTCTCGCCCTCACCTCGGACGGACACGTGGCCGTGGCCGACTCTGGCAACCACTGCTTCAAGGTTTACAGATATCTGCAGTAG
- the trim3b gene encoding tripartite motif-containing protein 3b isoform X4, with amino-acid sequence MEVLQRDPECSRPESCSVLESVSAAAAGKPLCCPNHEGKVMEFYCESCETAMCLDCTEGEHREHVTVPLRDVVEQHKAALKTQLDAIRSRLPQLTAAIELVSEISRQLNERKNDAVAEITSTFEELERVLHQRKTALITDLENICGAKQKVLQAQLSSLLQGRDHIQSSCSFTEQALSHGSATEVLLVQKQMSERVTALARHDFPERPHQNAHLDCQVETEGLRRSIQNLGVLVTTAAVAHTSVATGEGLRHAATGQHHTVTVTTKDKDGELVRTGNAVLKAEILSADGNRAAEAEVTDNKNGTYEVGYALRSEGEYSFALMLYGQPIRGSPFRLRAVKPSDVPQSPDDVKRRVKSPSGTGGHIRQKAVRRPSSMYSTTKKKENPIEDELIYRVGSRGREKGEFTNLQGISASSNGRVVVADSNNQCIQVFSNDGQFKMRFGVRGRSPGQLQRPTGVTVDMNGDIVVADYDNRWVSIFSSDGKFKNKIGAGRLMGPKGVAVDKNGHIITVDNKACCVFIFQSNGKLVTKFGGRGTSDRQFAEKLGPNLNKSGSVFSPHFVAVNNKNEIIVTDFHNHSVKVYSADGEFLFKFGSHGEGNGQFNAPTGVAVDANGNIIVADWGNSRIQVFDSTGSFLSYINTSADPLYGPQGLALTSDGHVAVADSGNHCFKVYRYLQ; translated from the exons ATGGAG GTCCTTCAACGAGACCCAGAGTGCTCTcgaccagagtcctgcagtgtccTGGAGTCAgtgagcgcagcagcagcaggaaaaccgCTCTGCTGCCCAAACCACGAGGGAAAG GTGATGGAGTTCTACTGCGAGTCGTGCGAGACGGCCATGTGTCTGGACTGCACCGAGGGCGAGCATCGGGAGCACGTGACTGTCCCTCTGCGGGACGTGGTGGAGCAGCATAAGGCTGCGCTGAAGACGCAGCTGGACGCGATACGAAGCAG GCTGCCTCAGCTCACAGCCGCCATCGAGCTGGTGAGTGAGATTTCTCGCCAGCTGAACGAGAGGAAGAATGACGCGGTGGCGGAGATCACGAGTACGTTCGAGGAGCTGGAACGGGTGCTGCATCAGCGCAAGACGGCCCTCATCACGGACCTGGAGAACATATGCGGCGCCAAGCAGAAG GTGCTGCAGGCCcagctctcctctctccttcaggGGAGGGACCACatccagagcagctgcagcttcacggAGCAGGCGCTCAGCCACGGGAGCGCCACTGAG GTTTTGCTGGTTCAGAAGCAGATGAGTGAGCGGGTGACAGCTCTGGCCCGGCACGACTTCCCAGAGAGGCCGCATCAGAACGCACACCTGGACTGTCAG GTGGAGACCGAAGGCCTGCGACGCTCCATCCAAAACCTGGGCGTGCTCGTCACCACGGCAGCCGTGGCGCACACGTCCGTGGCCACAGGGGAGGGCCTCCGGCACGCCGCCACTGGGCAGCACCACACCGTTACCGTGACAACGAAAGACAAA GACGGGGAGCTGGTCCGGACCGGTAACGCTGTTTTAAAGGCAGAGATACTGTCGGCGGACGGGAACCGCGCTGCCGAGGCGGAAGTCACCGACAACAAGAACGGGACGTACGAGGTGGGCTACGCGCTGCGCTCCGAGGGAGAGTACTCCTTCGCCCTGATGCTCTACGGACAGCCCATACGCGGCAGCCCCTTCCGCCTGCGGGCCGTGAAGCCCTCAGACGTTCCACAGTCCCCGGACGACGTGAAGAGGAGGGTGAAGTCCCCCAGTGGCACCGGCGGCCACATACGGCAGAAAGCGGTGCGGAGGCCCTCCAGTATGTACAGCACCACCAAGAAGAAGGAGAACCCCATCGAAGACGAGCTCATCTACAGAGTGG GCTCCCGCGGCCGAGAGAAGGGAGAGTTCACCAATCTACAGGGAATCTCAGCCTCCAGTAACGGCAGAGTGGTGGTGGCTGACAGCAACAACCAGTGCAtacag GTGTTCTCCAACGACGGACAGTTCAAAATGCGCTTCGGGGTCAGAGGCCGATCTCCAGGGCAGCTGCAGCGACCCACCGGCGTCACTGTCGACATGAACGGTGACATCGTGGTGGCGGACTACGACAACCGGTGGGTCAGCATCTTCTCTTCTGACGGCAAGTTCAAG AATAAGATCGGTGCAGGCCGCCTCATGGGCCCTAAGGGCGTGGCCGTGGATAAGAACGGACACATCATCACTGTGGACAACAAAGCGTGCTGCGTCTTCATCTTTCAGTCCAACGGGAAGCTTGTGACTAAGTTTGGGGGTCGGGGGACGTCCGACAGACAGTTCGCAG AAAAACTTGGCCCAAACTTAAATAAATCTGGCTCAGTTTTCA GTCCACACTTTGTTGCCGTGAACAACAAGAATGAAATAATCGTGACAGATTTTCACAATCACTCTGTAAAG GTGTACAGCGCAGACGGAGAGTTCCTGTTCAAATTCGGCTCTCACGGCGAAGGCAACGGCCAGTTCAACGCTCCCACTGGCGTGGCCGTGGACGCCAACGGAAACATCATTGTAGCCGACTGGGGCAACAGCAGAATCCAG GTGTTCGACAGCACAGGCTCCTTCCTGTCCTACATCAACACCTCAGCCGACCCGCTGTACGGCCCCCAGGGTCTCGCCCTCACCTCGGACGGACACGTGGCCGTGGCCGACTCTGGCAACCACTGCTTCAAGGTTTACAGATATCTGCAGTAG
- the trim3b gene encoding tripartite motif-containing protein 3b isoform X5 produces the protein MSSAMAKREAGSTSPVVRQIDKQFLVCSICLDHYRNPKVLPCLHTFCESCLQNYIPPESLTLSCPVCRQTSILPEKGVCALQNNFFITNLMEVLQRDPECSRPESCSVLESVSAAAAGKPLCCPNHEGKVMEFYCESCETAMCLDCTEGEHREHVTVPLRDVVEQHKAALKTQLDAIRSRLPQLTAAIELVSEISRQLNERKNDAVAEITSTFEELERVLHQRKTALITDLENICGAKQKVLQAQLSSLLQGRDHIQSSCSFTEQALSHGSATEVLLVQKQMSERVTALARHDFPERPHQNAHLDCQVETEGLRRSIQNLGVLVTTAAVAHTSVATGEGLRHAATGQHHTVTVTTKDKDGELVRTGNAVLKAEILSADGNRAAEAEVTDNKNGTYEVGYALRSEGEYSFALMLYGQPIRGSPFRLRAVKPSDVPQSPDDVKRRVKSPSGTGGHIRQKAVRRPSSMYSTTKKKENPIEDELIYRVGSRGREKGEFTNLQGISASSNGRVVVADSNNQCIQVFSNDGQFKMRFGVRGRSPGQLQRPTGVTVDMNGDIVVADYDNRWVSIFSSDGKFKNKIGAGRLMGPKGVAVDKNGHIITVDNKACCVFIFQSNGKLVTKFGGRGTSDRQFAGHAPG, from the exons ATGTCCTCTGCCATGGCCAAGCGTGAGGCTGGAAGCACCAGTCCCGTGGTGCGTCAGATAGACAAGCAGTTTCTGgtctgcagcatctgtctgGATCATTACCGTAACCCCAAGGTCCTGCCGTGCCTGCACACCTTCTGCGAAAG TTGTCTCCAGAACTACATTCCCCCTGAGTCACTCACGCTTTCATGTCCAGTGTGTCGGCAGACGTCCATCCTCCCAGAGAAAGGAGTCTGTGCTCTACAGAACAACTTCTTCATCACTAATCTCATGGAG GTCCTTCAACGAGACCCAGAGTGCTCTcgaccagagtcctgcagtgtccTGGAGTCAgtgagcgcagcagcagcaggaaaaccgCTCTGCTGCCCAAACCACGAGGGAAAG GTGATGGAGTTCTACTGCGAGTCGTGCGAGACGGCCATGTGTCTGGACTGCACCGAGGGCGAGCATCGGGAGCACGTGACTGTCCCTCTGCGGGACGTGGTGGAGCAGCATAAGGCTGCGCTGAAGACGCAGCTGGACGCGATACGAAGCAG GCTGCCTCAGCTCACAGCCGCCATCGAGCTGGTGAGTGAGATTTCTCGCCAGCTGAACGAGAGGAAGAATGACGCGGTGGCGGAGATCACGAGTACGTTCGAGGAGCTGGAACGGGTGCTGCATCAGCGCAAGACGGCCCTCATCACGGACCTGGAGAACATATGCGGCGCCAAGCAGAAG GTGCTGCAGGCCcagctctcctctctccttcaggGGAGGGACCACatccagagcagctgcagcttcacggAGCAGGCGCTCAGCCACGGGAGCGCCACTGAG GTTTTGCTGGTTCAGAAGCAGATGAGTGAGCGGGTGACAGCTCTGGCCCGGCACGACTTCCCAGAGAGGCCGCATCAGAACGCACACCTGGACTGTCAG GTGGAGACCGAAGGCCTGCGACGCTCCATCCAAAACCTGGGCGTGCTCGTCACCACGGCAGCCGTGGCGCACACGTCCGTGGCCACAGGGGAGGGCCTCCGGCACGCCGCCACTGGGCAGCACCACACCGTTACCGTGACAACGAAAGACAAA GACGGGGAGCTGGTCCGGACCGGTAACGCTGTTTTAAAGGCAGAGATACTGTCGGCGGACGGGAACCGCGCTGCCGAGGCGGAAGTCACCGACAACAAGAACGGGACGTACGAGGTGGGCTACGCGCTGCGCTCCGAGGGAGAGTACTCCTTCGCCCTGATGCTCTACGGACAGCCCATACGCGGCAGCCCCTTCCGCCTGCGGGCCGTGAAGCCCTCAGACGTTCCACAGTCCCCGGACGACGTGAAGAGGAGGGTGAAGTCCCCCAGTGGCACCGGCGGCCACATACGGCAGAAAGCGGTGCGGAGGCCCTCCAGTATGTACAGCACCACCAAGAAGAAGGAGAACCCCATCGAAGACGAGCTCATCTACAGAGTGG GCTCCCGCGGCCGAGAGAAGGGAGAGTTCACCAATCTACAGGGAATCTCAGCCTCCAGTAACGGCAGAGTGGTGGTGGCTGACAGCAACAACCAGTGCAtacag GTGTTCTCCAACGACGGACAGTTCAAAATGCGCTTCGGGGTCAGAGGCCGATCTCCAGGGCAGCTGCAGCGACCCACCGGCGTCACTGTCGACATGAACGGTGACATCGTGGTGGCGGACTACGACAACCGGTGGGTCAGCATCTTCTCTTCTGACGGCAAGTTCAAG AATAAGATCGGTGCAGGCCGCCTCATGGGCCCTAAGGGCGTGGCCGTGGATAAGAACGGACACATCATCACTGTGGACAACAAAGCGTGCTGCGTCTTCATCTTTCAGTCCAACGGGAAGCTTGTGACTAAGTTTGGGGGTCGGGGGACGTCCGACAGACAGTTCGCAG gccACGCCCCCGGTTGA